One region of Anaeromyxobacter paludicola genomic DNA includes:
- a CDS encoding polysulfide reductase NrfD family protein produces MSAHAHPKAIGGKLLDPTMKILLGLFGIAAVVMVYRFFTGIGPVSNMTDGYAWGIWEPINVVVFTGIGAGAYSVGLLCYLLNKGKYHPYVRPAVLVGAIAYSLGGSSIVIALGRYWNAYWLPAVPIWNLNSVLLEVAVCVISYVLVLWVEVLPAVLDGAASSKSPGWSRFGAKWGQRLSKAMPFVIALAVVLPTMHQSSLGGLMLIATTKVDPLWHTWALPLLALISCLSMGYGTVVVLTNILGMTWKAKYDQALFADMSKVNGGLLFLFSAIRLGDIVVQGKLHYLGRLDHHLFFFVLEMALFLVPAFMFFSPKVQQNRGRLFAAALMAIAAGALWRVDAYLTCYNAGEGWEYFPSMGETIVTIGMAAIGIAVFIFVSRLFPVVVVDDAHRHSNVGADQVRSAASR; encoded by the coding sequence ATGAGCGCCCACGCACATCCCAAGGCCATCGGCGGGAAGCTGCTCGATCCCACGATGAAGATCCTCCTCGGCCTCTTCGGCATCGCCGCGGTGGTCATGGTGTACCGCTTCTTCACCGGCATCGGCCCGGTCAGCAACATGACCGACGGCTACGCCTGGGGCATCTGGGAGCCGATCAACGTCGTCGTCTTCACCGGCATCGGTGCGGGCGCCTACTCGGTCGGCCTCCTCTGCTACCTGCTCAACAAGGGCAAGTACCACCCCTACGTCCGCCCGGCCGTGCTCGTCGGCGCCATCGCCTACTCGCTCGGCGGCTCCTCGATCGTCATCGCCCTCGGCCGGTACTGGAACGCGTACTGGCTCCCGGCGGTGCCGATCTGGAACCTGAACTCGGTGCTCCTCGAGGTCGCCGTCTGCGTGATCTCGTACGTGCTCGTGCTCTGGGTCGAGGTGCTCCCGGCGGTCCTGGACGGCGCGGCGTCGAGCAAGTCGCCGGGCTGGTCGCGCTTCGGCGCGAAGTGGGGCCAGCGGCTCTCGAAGGCGATGCCGTTCGTCATCGCCCTCGCGGTGGTGCTGCCGACCATGCACCAGAGCTCCCTCGGCGGCCTGATGCTCATCGCGACCACCAAGGTGGACCCGCTGTGGCACACCTGGGCGCTGCCGCTGCTCGCCCTCATCTCCTGCCTCTCGATGGGCTACGGCACCGTGGTGGTGCTGACCAACATCCTGGGGATGACCTGGAAGGCCAAGTACGACCAGGCGCTCTTCGCGGACATGTCGAAGGTGAACGGCGGCCTGCTGTTCCTCTTCAGCGCGATCCGCCTGGGCGACATCGTGGTGCAGGGCAAGCTGCACTACCTCGGCCGCCTCGACCACCACCTGTTCTTCTTCGTGCTGGAGATGGCGCTGTTCCTGGTCCCGGCCTTCATGTTCTTCTCGCCGAAGGTCCAGCAGAACCGGGGCCGGCTCTTCGCGGCCGCCCTCATGGCCATCGCCGCCGGCGCGCTCTGGCGCGTGGACGCCTACCTGACCTGCTACAACGCGGGCGAGGGTTGGGAGTACTTCCCGTCGATGGGCGAGACGATCGTCACCATCGGCATGGCGGCCATCGGCATCGCGGTGTTCATCTTCGTCTCCAGGTTGTTCCCTGTCGTGGTCGTCGATGACGCCCACCGTCACTCCAACGTCGGCGCCGACCAGGTCCGGTCGGCTGCCAGCCGGTAG